Below is a window of Candidozyma auris chromosome 3, complete sequence DNA.
TCTTCGAAGTTCTCCATTGGTGAGAATATATCTGTGGGAAGTTTCAACTTTCCAGGCCAGGTCTGTAAGGTATATTTCATCTGATCGGCGTGttccttgatgagaagCTGGCACAACTCCGCAACTCTGTATAGGTTCACAGCTTCCAGTGGAGTGTTTGCATCTTCGTATGAAGACGACGAAATCGTGGCGTCTCTGTATTGTTTCACACGACTGGCAATGTAATATAAAAAGGAAATATTTTCATCTTTGGATATTGCAGTAAGATACATCATGATAAATTTCAGAGCAAACTCAAGACCACGAAGTATGCCAGTAAAGTCTGCGGTTTCATCCTCGGTAGAAATGTGATCAAGAAAACGCTCGTTATGGGCGATACCATGAATAAGTCTCGCGAGGGCACGCTCAAATGTCATGTCTTTCTTGCCCTCTAACCTCTGGTATGTCGACTTAATCCATGTGCTTGCGGACTGCTGTAGGCTCGAGTCGGGCTCGTGTCCCATAAAAAAAACGAGGTATGCAAACTTTTCGGGGATTTTTGCTCTTGACAAATAAGattgcaattttttcatGAAGGTTTCTCTAACCACTTTTGATTGGTCATACATCAACCGACCAATTTTTCCCATTATGTCATGATTTAAAAGCGGGTGTAGTATCGATACTTGCCCAAGCTTTAGTATAGCGAGCCCAGCAGCTAAACGTAAATGCTGCTGATATAATACTGGTGTTGGAATCAGATCACTTGTCTGCTTGACAATCTCGCCACCTCTTGCAACAATAAGTGCAAGCAATTTGATAGGCTTTTCAAATTGCTTTATTAAACCTGGATCACTTGCAATATCTTCACTGAGACACAAGGAGCGAATTCTGTTGACGATATATCTTATCGCAAGtagtttctcaagaagttgttgatagGCCCTGTGATTGATTTCtaattctttcttttcaatcCAAAGCACTTTGAGCGAACTGTTCTCCTTATGTCGGTTCTTTTTGAGTATCTGTTCAGTGATTAAAGagttgatttttgaaacaTGCTGCTCTACAAGAATAGGGTGAATAAGACACACCTCGGCAATTGAGGAAAGCTTTGTCAGCAATCCCCGGTCCTCTGGATCCAATGGTACTGAAGATGAGACGATATCAGCCAAAAAGCTCTCCTTGTGATGATGACAGCCCAACAATTTGACAGCGTATTTGGCTTGAACCGGTGAGCCCTCCTTGGCTAATCGAAGTAATCTGTCAGTGAATATTAAGCTGTCTGGAAACAAGCTAGGTGATTTTTTGATTGAGTAGTACATCGAGCGAAGAAGCGTTTCAACGCCGTTTTTGGGATGGTAAAAGTCATCATTCATGAGCATATCTGCCATAATTTCAATATGGTCATCGAAAGCCTGTGGATTGACTTGGGCAAAAGTTTCAAGCAACTCATTTGAAATTTCTGAGAAGTCATTGTCAGAGTTCTTTGCAATCGAGATCAATTCTGCAATGTTGGTCCTATTGAAGAATATAGGGGAAGCTCGGTAAAGTAATATCTTAATGGTTGAAATCATCTCTGCTGATGTCACCAATGATTTGACTGATTTTGTCTTGAAAGATTTTTGATTACTTAAATTCAAGATAAATTCCTTTATCGAATTCTTGACCGTTTTGTAATCCAGACGAGGTGAGATGCAATTCTTCAATAATGTTGCATGACGACCATTATTAAGCATGAAAAGTGTTTCCAAGCATGCGTGGGCATTGAAGTTTTGAGGAATATGGGAAGCGAACCACGAGATTATTATTTCAACTTTCTTTAACGAGTCATCTTTAGAGGGCTTGTTTCCCTTGGCACTGTCGATATTCTCTTTGTCGCCCTCGTCGAACCCAGAGGAGTGATACTGTTGAGATAGCTCAACGAATTTAGATAATGCATGAGCGTATCTTTGTTGACGCAAGATTATTGCAGTGAACGCCTCCTTGCTTTTTTGATCGAGCACCGAGTAGAACTGGCACACACGAAGTACGCGCTTGCTTGCATCATTTTGAAACGGAAGAGCATTTTCGAATAATTCCACATCTACCGTAGTTGTGATGGACGGAAGATTTATATAGTTGAGCTGGAGAAATTGGTTCGGAAACTCTCGCAAGATCATCTCCTCCACCTTTCTTGACTCTGAGAGTTGAAGGTTTCCAAAGTCAGCAACTTCGTTCTCCTGCTTCATGTGAATATAGTTATCATAAACATAGCACAAGGCCCTGATCACTTTGTTCCTTGAGTTCTCATCACGCTCACGACAAAGTGAGAACAATGTGCGGAggacttcttcatcaagaagcttacTGGTGAAAGTTAAGAAGGGCAATAATTCTATGGCAGTGCATGCCGCCGATCTTACCTTCTCACTAGAATCGACAAGACTCTTTTTTATGTGGATGCGTAATTCGTTTGACATCTCTGAGGTGATCGAAGGAGAATTCAATATGCCTGGAATCAGGCTGATCCATGTCAGACGAACGCTGGGAGAAACATCAGATGCTTTTTTGAGCCAGCCTAGCCAAGCATCCTTGTGGGTGCTCACAAAGTGAACAACATTACTGTCGATGCTGACATGGGTTGTGTCCTCTTGAGAAGTGGCAAGGATTTGACCTATTGTCTTGGTAGCCATCACCCTCACTTTCTCGGAGTCAGACGTAAGTTCGTCACCTATTAAGCCGATGATTGAACCTAACATTTCAGGAACATGTCTCCATATTTGAATAGACCAAGTGTGAATCGTTTCCAACGTCTTGAAGGACGCGTTCGTGAAGGATGTGGATCCTCCACTAGATTTGGCACTCTCATCCAACATTTCAGAGAACAATTGAGCCACTTGTCGTGACATCTTATCAATATTTGCTTCGCATATAGCTTTGGAAAACGTGTATCCAGGATGAGAGATATTCGAGGATTCACCAGTAAGAGAAGTGCCTGTAAAAGTGAgacttttgaaaattgtgGAGACAACCTTCTTAGGTATCGACTCTGCTTCTGAGATCACAGCTGCTAGCATATCAGCGGCCAACAGCTCCAACTTGTGCGGGAAcccttttgcagccaaatcGTACATTCTTTCAAACAAGAGGGTTATAAGATCACCTGCCTCAGGTAAGTCTACCACCAAAATGATGGATCTGACTTCGACCAAGCGCGTTAAAAGGTAAGAGTGTCGTGCATGGTATGAATCATTTATATCCCGAGCATTGCCTAGCTGGTCGAAGAATGCCCTAAAAATCTTTGAGAGCTCTTCCTCAGAGTAAGGAGCCTCGGGGGCGTATATCCTGAGAATATCCGAAATACAGCAACATGTGTGGGCCTTGATTGCCTCGTTTTGGTGATTCAAAAGCTTAGTATTAGCCAAGTCCCTGGCTACAGAGGCGTATTTCTTTGGATCCACGCTCCCTTGGTCCAAGCATGATAGATGTTCAGCCAAGGCCGCAAGCCGGTTGACAAGCTCTTTTGTTGGGATCGGGTTGGAAACCGTTGATACGAT
It encodes the following:
- the PDS5 gene encoding Pds5p, producing MVTRNSKRASSDPLSKPIVSTVSNPIPTKELVNRLAALAEHLSCLDQGSVDPKKYASVARDLANTKLLNHQNEAIKAHTCCCISDILRIYAPEAPYSEEELSKIFRAFFDQLGNARDINDSYHARHSYLLTRLVEVRSIILVVDLPEAGDLITLLFERMYDLAAKGFPHKLESLAADMLAAVISEAESIPKKVVSTIFKSLTFTGTSLTGESSNISHPGYTFSKAICEANIDKMSRQVAQLFSEMLDESAKSSGGSTSFTNASFKTLETIHTWSIQIWRHVPEMLGSIIGLIGDELTSDSEKVRVMATKTIGQILATSQEDTTHVSIDSNVVHFVSTHKDAWLGWLKKASDVSPSVRSTWISSIPGILNSPSITSEMSNELRIHIKKSLVDSSEKVRSAACTAIELLPFLTFTSKLLDEEVLRTLFSLCRERDENSRNKVIRALCYVYDNYIHMKQENEVADFGNLQLSESRKVEEMILREFPNQFLQLNYINLPSITTTVDVELFENALPFQNDASKRVLRVCQFYSVLDQKSKEAFTAIILRQQRYAHALSKFVELSQQYHSSGFDEGDKENIDSAKGNKPSKDDSLKKVEIIISWFASHIPQNFNAHACLETLFMLNNGRHATLLKNCISPRSDYKTVKNSIKEFILNLSNQKSFKTKSVKSLVTSAEMISTIKILLYRASPIFFNRTNIAELISIAKNSDNDFSEISNELLETFAQVNPQAFDDHIEIMADMLMNDDFYHPKNGVETLLRSMYYSIKKSPSLFPDSLIFTDRLLRLAKEGSPVQAKYAVKLLGCHHHKESFLADIVSSSVPLDPEDRGLSTKLSSIAEVCLIHPILVEQHVSKINSLITEQILKKNRHKENSSLKVLWIEKKELEINHRAYQQLLEKLLAIRYIVNRIRSLCLSEDIASDPGLIKQFEKPIKLLALIVARGGEIVKQTSDSIPTPVLYQQHLRLAAGLAILKLGQVSILHPLLNHDIMGKIGRLMYDQSKVVRETFMKKLQSYLSRAKIPEKFAYLVFFMGHEPDSSLQQSASTWIKSTYQRLEGKKDMTFERALARLIHGIAHNERFLDHISTEDETADFTGILRGLEFASKFIMMYLTAISKDENISFLYYIASRVKQYRDATISSSSYEDANTPSEAVNLYRVAELCQLLIKEHADQMKYTLQTWPGKLKLPTDIFSPMENFEEASKIIGRQYISDDIQLELRRALKKTSARLSIPPSSASFPTPTRKRKATVKAKKSKSKVRIVKEANGNLTSKKQLRRSSRARKAVRYDFSDDSGDDGGDSYESLSAGEE